Genomic segment of Drosophila virilis strain 15010-1051.87 unplaced genomic scaffold, Dvir_AGI_RSII-ME tig00001170, whole genome shotgun sequence:
GTTTTAAAGCAATTATTGCATTATTAACAATAGGCGTTATAAGTGCCGAAGTATTTTTTGAAGAAAAATTCGAAAATGGTAAATTTTTAAAGTAGTAACATCGTCACGTTTTTAAGTCTTATATATTCTATAGAAAATTGGAAAAATGATTGGATTTACAGTAAACATCCTGGAAAAGAATTTGGAAAATTTATACACTCTGCTGGGTCTTTTTTTAACGATGCTGAAGCAGATAAAGGTAGGTGACCAATATTAGAACAACTCAATAccagaaaatattaaataaaatattacgTTTAGGCATACAAACATCGCAAGATGCTCGGTTTTATGCCTTGTCTAAGAGATTCGATGGATTTTCGAACGAAGCTAAGCCATTGGTAGTTCAATTTTCCGTAAAACATGAACAAAATATTGATTGTGGAGGAGGTTATGTGAAACTTTTTGATTGCTCCCTAGACCAAACAGACATGCATGGTGAATCGCCCTATGAAATTATGTTTGGTCCGGATATTTGTGGTCCTGGTACAAAAAAAGTTCATGTTATCTTAAGCTACAAGGGCAAAAATCACTTGATAAACAAGGACATAAGATGCAAGGATGACGTATATACCCACTTCTACACCTTAATTATTAAACCAGACAACACATATGAAGTTTTGATAGACAATGAAAAAGTGGAATCTGGAAATCTTGAAGATGATTGGGATTTCTTGGcacccaaaaaaataaaagacccAAATGCGAGTAAACCAGAAAATTGGGATGATAAGGTACGATgtctaatttgtttatatatatattatataaattttccTTTATTTAATACTACTACATATGCACATTCATACCTTTGCACAAACGCGGcaactttttcttttattatttttgtatcaAAAGTATAGTCTAAGTATTTTTCTAGGCCTGTATCAAATATTTCGAGCCTTAAACCTAATCGACTTTATTTTGCACTTGCAGCTacgatttttaattattttaatgatttttaatgctgtttaaatactttttagtACGTATCAAATAGAATTTGgtaacaaattatttatatttaattgtgttAACTAAATagctaattaataattttgttttactgGATAGTATAACATTTGAAAAACTTGGTGCCGATAGGCACAGCTGAAGAAAAATCTCCTCTACCAAGTTGActtatataaatttgaattacGCTATcagtttacaattttaaatctCCTTTAAACAGGCGACGATTCCCGACCCTGATGATAAGAAACCCGAGGACTGGGATAAGCCACAACACATTCCTGACCCTGATGCTACCAAGCCCGAGGACTGGGATGATGAAATGGATGGTGAATGGGAACCCCCAATGGTGGATAATCCGGAATATAAaggagagtggcagccgaaacAATTAGACAATCCCAATTATAAAGGAGCTTGGGAACATCCGGAAATTGATAATCCTGAATATAGTCCTGATGATAACCTTTACCTTCGAAAAGAAATTTGCACTTTGGGATTCGATTTATGGCAAGTGAAATCTGGAACAATATTCGACAATGTTCTTATTACTGATGACATTGAGCTGGCAGCCAAAGTGGCGGCTAGCGTAAAGGATACACAATCtggtgaaaaaaaaatgaaagaattaCAAGATGATgtacaaagaaaaaaagatgaagaagaatcaaaaaaaaatacagaaaatcACGATGAGGaagatgacgatgatgacgacgagAATGTCGATTCGAAA
This window contains:
- the Calr gene encoding calreticulin, which translates into the protein MMCFKAIIALLTIGVISAEVFFEEKFENENWKNDWIYSKHPGKEFGKFIHSAGSFFNDAEADKGIQTSQDARFYALSKRFDGFSNEAKPLVVQFSVKHEQNIDCGGGYVKLFDCSLDQTDMHGESPYEIMFGPDICGPGTKKVHVILSYKGKNHLINKDIRCKDDVYTHFYTLIIKPDNTYEVLIDNEKVESGNLEDDWDFLAPKKIKDPNASKPENWDDKATIPDPDDKKPEDWDKPQHIPDPDATKPEDWDDEMDGEWEPPMVDNPEYKGEWQPKQLDNPNYKGAWEHPEIDNPEYSPDDNLYLRKEICTLGFDLWQVKSGTIFDNVLITDDIELAAKVAASVKDTQSGEKKMKELQDDVQRKKDEEESKKNTENHDEEDDDDDDENVDSKNESEDNGHDEL